In a single window of the Tistrella bauzanensis genome:
- a CDS encoding type I polyketide synthase: MNAPKDPTFKAEPLIPADAGATPLEPIAILGIGCRLPGGADGPAAFWQMLRNRVDAVCEVPADRWNAALFHHPDPASRPGTIGTRMGGFMADIDKFDPGFFGISPREAQLMDPQQRLLLEAAVDAIEDAGLGLERLDGSETGVFIGIAAYDYAEIQHGMNNRELISGHTNTGLALSIAANRISYLLNLKGPSVAVDTACSSSLVALHLACQSLRSGESRVAIVGGVNAILKPEPTIGFSRASMLSPDGRCKTFDARANGYTRGEGAGIVVLKPLSAALADGDPVYAVIRATVVNQDGHTNGMTVPGEDSQARMLETAYARAGVIPGHIQYMEAHGTGTPVGDPIEARALGRVLAQGRPAGTACVVGSVKTNIGHLEAAAGIAGLIKATLALHHRRIPSNLNFQSPNPAIDFDGLMLKVATEDQPWPENGHTARAGVNSFGFGGTNAHAVLEAAPPEAVMAVRFDDAATPLPDAAEARPVLLPVSARGAEALSGAATALADALATPALAARPLTAIAAWAGARRSQHDHRLAVIASDHGEAAERLRDAAAGTAGPGIIAGRGRAANRPGDPVFVFSGMGPQWWAMGRQLIAGEPLFRATIEACDAHLKAAGAPWSLMDEMLRPEAQSLMAETYISQPSNFALQVGLARLWRHWGIRPSAIVGHSTGEAAAAHIAGQLDLATACTVIYHRSRVQQRASGKGRMLAAALTEAEALERIAPVADRVSIAAMNGPGILTLAGDAEPLEAIAAGLAEDGRFNRFLTVAVPFHSHHMDPLREDLEASLAAIRPTAATTPLYSTVTGARADDLPYDAAYWWRNVRQPVRFADAIRALIADGHDSFLEIGPHPVISSSIDDTAGETGTKVRTAHSLRRQTDERSVLLTNLAQLYTAGHDIDWLAVNGHDQAGAESGRRPAPVPLPAYPWQHKRYWQEAAESLDGRVGVPPHPFIGRKLASGLPLREIRVDLDRLPFLADHAVGGSVLFPGAGFIEAGIAAWTAETGSRPGSVEDIRFLKALILGADRAVKLQVALDPSTGGARILSRPLGEDDAPWALHATMTLKPQTAAHGHAQAVDLAAAAARCDQGVADRGYGAFMARGLAYGPAFQGIAALNRGAGEALARIVLPDAARGQDGAGDATGGYTLHPSVLDACFQAVLGAIEGTAAASGAYLPVAVERLRLLAPVATDPDMVLNAHARLLTLNSKQLDADIRLTDATGRVLVEVQGFTCMALDQAGAGGRGEAAQLDRRLFAEHWVEQAAGVVATDLPAPADLVGEVTPLLPPMVERLGRAGYYADAQPLLDRLTAAYANAAFAELGAELGADPASPDVAAALADTIDPLHHRLLARLAAVARTEGDAARVPPESVLALIEQRHPELEPELVLIRRCGAALARVLTGAQDPLDLIFPDGAQTDAERVYRDSRSFGTYNLILEQAVRALVDRLPADRAIRVLEIGAGTGATAAHLLPALPSARTDYVFTDISTAFTAKAEQKFRDHGFVRYRLLDIEKDPVAQGFAPASFDLVIATDSLHATRAIDRTLGHATGLLRPGGLMALVELTAPPPWFDLVFGMLKGWWAFDDAEARPAHACMALPAWEAALARAGCDTVAALSDRADGGPTVHSVILARRSTTAQALPVGTDPIGAEDDGGDALDSLLGLSTMTRAKPGWLVLGDGRGVGAALARSLEERGHPVLLAGGEDARRIPSLIDRAMAALPEIGGIVHLWSLDAGPTEAADMVAVEAAGAGALLDLVKSVTDPSFGNPPRLVVVTAGARRATPADPAPEAAQAPAWGFARVLTNEHPELGTVMVDLSAGTDGGSGPEVEALAAICAEGAGAETEIALRGDRSLVARIRPETVDSLRRRALDPRPVQADTAFRLNALKLGALDNLMLTQITVPEPGPDEVEIEVAFTGLNFRDVMKVMGIYPTEGDEPLVLGDEIAGHVVRTGPGITDLAPGDRVIAIAPGFASRTVVKRGFVARLPDGVALDGGATIPITFVTVWYALHHLARAEAGERILIHAAAGGVGLTAIQVAKRAGLEIHATAGSPEKRDFIRGLGVTHIYDSRSLDFADQIMEATGGEGVDMVLNSLAGEAIPKSLGVLRAYGRFLEIGKTDIYGNSRIGLRPFRNNLSYFAIDLDRVFRERPKLAARLMTEVAAAFAQGTDGGPALEPLPRRVWPVSRAEQAFRHMAQARHIGKIVLEMADAEARIARPLPRPLPLKADGTYLLTGGLGGFGLAVAEWLVARGAGTVVLAGRSGAATPEAQAGVDRLRSGGARVRVERCDITDRAAVDAMLGRIRAELPPLRGVLHAAMVLDDDHVLTLDRDRLARVTAPKVKGALNLHLATRDDPIELFMMFSSFAAMVGNPGQANYVAANQYLVALAERRRVQGLPALVVDWGAIGGVGYVAAHDEIARHFERHGLTPVQAPDALAAIETLLGAGAVATGVIDIDWAKWARYLPEIARNPRYGDLPMTEGAGAGQGGGDSGEQILAQILDAAGEDRPALLQAALADRLATVLGTSADALDTGQPLADLGLDSLMAVELSCLIEDDLGVKTPAIELTQSPSLSKLTERLLTAIAP; this comes from the coding sequence GCCCGAGCCGACCATCGGCTTCAGCCGCGCGTCGATGCTGTCGCCCGATGGCCGCTGCAAGACCTTCGACGCCCGCGCCAATGGCTATACCCGTGGCGAGGGCGCCGGCATCGTGGTGCTGAAGCCGCTATCGGCGGCGCTGGCCGATGGCGACCCGGTCTATGCGGTGATCCGGGCGACCGTGGTCAATCAGGATGGCCATACCAACGGTATGACCGTGCCGGGTGAGGACTCCCAGGCGCGGATGCTGGAGACGGCCTATGCCCGCGCCGGGGTCATACCCGGCCATATCCAGTATATGGAGGCCCATGGCACCGGCACGCCCGTGGGTGACCCGATCGAGGCCCGGGCGCTTGGCCGGGTGCTGGCCCAGGGCCGCCCCGCCGGCACCGCCTGCGTGGTCGGATCGGTGAAGACCAATATCGGCCATCTTGAGGCCGCCGCCGGTATCGCCGGCCTGATCAAGGCGACGCTGGCGCTGCATCACCGGCGGATACCGTCGAATCTGAACTTCCAGAGCCCCAATCCGGCGATCGATTTCGATGGCCTGATGCTGAAGGTGGCGACCGAGGACCAGCCCTGGCCCGAGAATGGTCATACCGCCCGCGCGGGCGTGAATTCATTCGGCTTCGGCGGCACCAATGCCCATGCGGTGCTGGAGGCGGCCCCGCCCGAGGCGGTGATGGCGGTGCGGTTCGACGATGCGGCAACACCCCTGCCCGACGCGGCCGAGGCGCGGCCGGTGCTGCTGCCGGTATCGGCCCGTGGCGCCGAGGCCCTGTCGGGTGCGGCAACCGCCCTGGCCGACGCCCTGGCGACGCCGGCCCTGGCCGCACGGCCGCTGACCGCGATCGCCGCCTGGGCCGGTGCCCGGCGCAGCCAACATGATCACCGTCTGGCGGTGATTGCCAGCGACCATGGCGAAGCGGCGGAGCGGCTGCGCGATGCCGCCGCCGGCACGGCTGGCCCCGGCATCATCGCCGGACGCGGCCGCGCCGCCAACCGGCCCGGCGACCCGGTATTCGTGTTCTCTGGCATGGGCCCGCAATGGTGGGCGATGGGCCGGCAATTGATCGCGGGCGAGCCGTTGTTCCGGGCCACGATCGAGGCATGCGATGCGCATCTGAAGGCCGCCGGCGCCCCCTGGTCGCTGATGGACGAGATGCTGCGCCCGGAAGCGCAGAGCCTGATGGCCGAGACCTATATCTCGCAACCGTCGAATTTCGCGCTGCAGGTGGGGCTGGCCCGGCTGTGGCGGCATTGGGGGATCAGGCCATCGGCGATCGTCGGTCATTCGACCGGTGAAGCCGCCGCCGCCCATATCGCCGGACAACTGGATCTGGCCACCGCCTGCACGGTGATCTATCACCGGTCGCGCGTGCAGCAGCGGGCCAGCGGCAAGGGCCGGATGCTGGCCGCGGCCCTGACCGAGGCCGAGGCGCTGGAGCGGATCGCCCCGGTCGCCGACCGGGTGTCGATCGCGGCCATGAACGGCCCCGGTATCCTGACCCTGGCCGGCGATGCCGAGCCGCTGGAGGCGATCGCGGCCGGGCTTGCCGAGGACGGCCGGTTCAACCGCTTCCTGACCGTGGCGGTGCCGTTCCACAGCCACCACATGGACCCGCTGCGCGAGGATCTGGAGGCATCGCTGGCGGCAATACGCCCGACGGCGGCGACCACCCCGCTCTATTCAACCGTCACCGGCGCACGTGCCGACGATCTGCCCTATGACGCCGCTTATTGGTGGCGCAATGTCCGCCAGCCGGTGCGCTTCGCCGACGCGATCCGCGCCCTGATCGCCGACGGCCATGACAGCTTCCTTGAGATCGGCCCGCATCCGGTGATTTCTTCGTCGATCGACGACACCGCCGGCGAGACCGGCACCAAGGTGCGCACCGCCCATTCACTGCGCCGCCAGACAGATGAACGCAGCGTGCTGCTGACCAATCTGGCCCAGTTGTACACGGCCGGCCATGACATCGACTGGCTGGCGGTCAATGGCCACGACCAGGCCGGCGCCGAGAGCGGCCGTCGGCCGGCGCCGGTGCCCCTGCCCGCCTATCCCTGGCAGCACAAGCGGTACTGGCAGGAAGCGGCGGAAAGCCTGGATGGTCGCGTGGGTGTGCCGCCGCATCCGTTCATCGGCCGCAAGCTGGCGAGCGGCCTGCCGCTGCGCGAGATCCGCGTCGATCTGGACCGCCTGCCCTTCCTGGCCGATCACGCGGTTGGCGGATCGGTGCTGTTCCCCGGCGCCGGCTTCATCGAAGCCGGCATCGCCGCCTGGACCGCCGAGACCGGCAGCCGGCCCGGTTCGGTCGAGGATATCCGCTTTCTGAAGGCCCTGATCCTGGGCGCCGACCGGGCGGTGAAGCTGCAGGTGGCGCTGGACCCCTCAACCGGCGGCGCGCGCATCCTGTCGCGGCCGCTGGGCGAAGACGATGCCCCGTGGGCGCTGCATGCCACCATGACCCTGAAGCCGCAGACCGCCGCCCATGGCCATGCCCAGGCGGTGGATCTGGCGGCGGCCGCCGCGCGCTGCGACCAGGGCGTTGCCGATCGCGGCTATGGTGCCTTCATGGCGCGCGGGCTTGCCTATGGCCCGGCCTTTCAGGGTATCGCGGCGCTGAACCGGGGCGCCGGCGAGGCGCTGGCCCGGATCGTGCTGCCCGATGCCGCGCGCGGCCAGGATGGCGCCGGCGACGCCACTGGTGGCTATACCTTGCATCCATCGGTGCTGGACGCCTGCTTCCAGGCGGTGCTGGGCGCCATTGAGGGCACGGCCGCCGCATCGGGCGCCTATCTGCCGGTGGCCGTGGAGCGGCTGCGGCTGCTGGCCCCGGTCGCCACAGATCCCGACATGGTCCTGAACGCCCATGCCCGGCTGCTGACGCTGAATTCGAAACAGCTTGATGCCGATATCCGCCTGACCGACGCCACCGGCCGGGTGCTGGTCGAGGTGCAGGGCTTCACCTGCATGGCGCTCGATCAGGCCGGCGCCGGCGGGCGCGGCGAGGCGGCACAGCTCGACCGCCGGCTGTTCGCCGAACACTGGGTGGAACAGGCCGCCGGCGTGGTGGCGACCGACCTGCCCGCCCCGGCCGATCTGGTGGGCGAGGTGACCCCGCTGCTGCCGCCGATGGTCGAGCGGCTGGGCCGTGCCGGATACTACGCCGATGCCCAGCCGCTGCTGGACCGGCTGACGGCGGCCTATGCCAATGCCGCTTTCGCCGAGTTGGGCGCCGAACTGGGCGCCGATCCCGCATCGCCGGACGTGGCCGCCGCTTTGGCGGACACCATCGACCCGCTCCATCACCGGCTGCTGGCCCGGCTGGCGGCCGTGGCCCGCACCGAAGGCGATGCCGCACGCGTGCCGCCCGAGAGTGTGCTGGCCCTGATCGAGCAGCGCCATCCCGAGCTTGAACCCGAACTGGTGCTGATCCGGCGCTGTGGGGCGGCGCTGGCCCGGGTGCTGACCGGGGCACAGGATCCACTGGACCTGATCTTCCCCGACGGCGCCCAGACCGATGCCGAGCGGGTCTATCGCGACAGCCGCAGCTTCGGCACCTATAACCTGATTCTGGAACAGGCCGTGCGGGCGCTGGTCGACCGGCTGCCCGCCGACCGGGCGATCCGCGTGCTGGAGATCGGCGCCGGCACCGGCGCCACCGCCGCCCATCTTCTGCCGGCCCTGCCGTCGGCGCGCACCGATTATGTCTTCACCGACATCTCGACCGCCTTCACCGCCAAGGCCGAGCAGAAATTCCGCGACCACGGCTTCGTCCGCTATCGGCTGCTCGACATCGAGAAGGATCCGGTGGCGCAGGGCTTCGCGCCGGCCAGCTTCGATCTGGTGATCGCCACCGACAGCCTGCATGCCACCCGCGCCATCGACCGCACCCTTGGCCACGCGACCGGCCTGCTGCGCCCCGGCGGCCTGATGGCGCTGGTGGAACTGACCGCACCGCCGCCCTGGTTCGATCTGGTGTTCGGCATGCTGAAGGGCTGGTGGGCGTTCGACGATGCCGAGGCCCGCCCGGCTCATGCCTGCATGGCGCTGCCGGCCTGGGAAGCGGCCCTTGCCCGCGCCGGATGCGACACGGTGGCGGCGCTCAGCGACCGCGCCGATGGCGGCCCCACGGTGCACAGCGTGATCCTGGCCCGCCGGTCGACCACCGCGCAGGCGCTGCCAGTCGGCACCGACCCGATCGGCGCCGAGGACGATGGCGGCGACGCGCTCGACAGCCTGCTGGGGCTGAGCACCATGACCCGGGCGAAACCCGGCTGGCTGGTGCTGGGCGACGGGCGCGGCGTCGGCGCGGCGCTGGCCCGGTCGCTTGAGGAACGCGGCCATCCGGTGCTGCTGGCCGGTGGAGAGGACGCCCGTCGGATTCCGTCGCTGATCGACCGGGCGATGGCGGCGCTGCCCGAGATCGGCGGCATCGTTCATCTGTGGTCGCTGGATGCCGGGCCGACCGAGGCCGCCGATATGGTGGCGGTGGAGGCCGCCGGCGCCGGCGCCCTGCTCGACCTCGTCAAATCGGTCACCGATCCCAGCTTCGGCAACCCGCCGCGCCTGGTGGTGGTAACGGCCGGCGCCAGACGCGCCACCCCGGCCGATCCGGCGCCGGAGGCCGCACAGGCCCCGGCCTGGGGCTTCGCGCGGGTGCTGACCAACGAGCATCCGGAACTGGGCACGGTGATGGTCGACCTGTCGGCGGGAACCGATGGCGGGAGCGGACCGGAGGTCGAGGCCCTGGCCGCGATCTGCGCCGAGGGTGCCGGGGCTGAAACCGAGATCGCCCTGCGCGGCGATCGCAGCCTTGTCGCCCGCATCCGCCCCGAGACCGTCGACAGCCTGCGCCGCCGGGCGCTGGACCCGCGCCCCGTGCAGGCCGACACCGCCTTCCGGCTGAACGCGCTGAAGTTGGGCGCGCTCGACAATCTGATGCTGACCCAGATCACGGTGCCCGAGCCCGGGCCCGACGAGGTCGAGATCGAGGTCGCCTTCACCGGCCTGAATTTCCGCGACGTCATGAAGGTGATGGGCATCTATCCCACCGAGGGCGACGAGCCGCTGGTTCTGGGCGATGAGATCGCGGGCCATGTGGTCCGCACCGGCCCCGGCATCACCGATCTGGCCCCCGGCGACCGGGTGATCGCGATCGCGCCGGGCTTCGCCAGCCGCACCGTGGTCAAGCGCGGTTTCGTGGCCAGGCTGCCCGACGGCGTGGCCCTGGATGGCGGCGCCACCATTCCGATCACCTTCGTGACGGTGTGGTATGCGCTGCATCATCTGGCCCGCGCCGAGGCGGGGGAACGCATCCTGATCCATGCCGCCGCCGGCGGTGTGGGGTTGACCGCCATTCAGGTGGCGAAGCGCGCGGGGCTGGAAATTCATGCCACCGCCGGGTCGCCCGAGAAGCGCGATTTCATCCGCGGCCTGGGTGTCACCCATATCTATGACAGCCGCAGCCTGGATTTCGCCGACCAGATCATGGAGGCCACCGGCGGCGAAGGCGTCGACATGGTGCTGAACTCGCTGGCCGGCGAGGCGATCCCCAAATCGCTGGGGGTTCTGCGCGCCTATGGCCGGTTCCTGGAAATCGGCAAGACCGACATCTATGGCAACAGCCGCATCGGGCTTCGGCCGTTCCGCAACAACCTGTCCTATTTCGCCATCGACCTGGACCGGGTGTTCCGGGAGCGCCCGAAACTGGCCGCCCGGCTGATGACCGAGGTGGCGGCGGCCTTCGCGCAAGGCACAGATGGCGGGCCGGCGCTGGAGCCGTTGCCGCGCCGGGTCTGGCCGGTCTCACGCGCCGAACAGGCCTTCCGGCACATGGCGCAGGCCCGGCATATCGGCAAGATCGTGCTGGAGATGGCGGATGCGGAGGCCCGCATCGCGCGGCCGCTGCCCCGGCCGCTGCCGCTGAAGGCCGATGGCACCTATCTGCTGACCGGCGGGTTGGGTGGCTTCGGTCTGGCGGTCGCCGAATGGCTGGTGGCGCGCGGCGCCGGCACTGTGGTGCTGGCCGGCCGGTCGGGTGCCGCGACGCCCGAGGCGCAGGCCGGGGTGGACCGGCTCCGCTCGGGTGGCGCGCGGGTGCGGGTTGAGCGCTGCGACATCACCGACCGCGCCGCCGTCGATGCCATGCTGGGCCGGATCAGGGCCGAGTTGCCACCGCTGCGGGGCGTGCTGCACGCCGCCATGGTGCTGGACGACGACCATGTGCTGACCCTGGATCGTGACCGGCTGGCGCGGGTGACCGCGCCAAAGGTCAAGGGCGCCCTGAACCTGCATCTGGCGACCCGCGACGACCCGATCGAGCTGTTCATGATGTTCAGCTCGTTCGCAGCCATGGTCGGCAATCCGGGTCAGGCCAATTACGTCGCCGCCAACCAGTATCTGGTCGCGCTGGCCGAGCGCCGCCGCGTGCAGGGTCTGCCGGCGCTGGTGGTGGATTGGGGCGCGATCGGCGGGGTCGGCTATGTGGCGGCCCATGACGAGATCGCCCGGCATTTCGAACGCCATGGCCTGACCCCGGTTCAGGCACCGGATGCGCTGGCGGCCATTGAGACGCTGCTTGGCGCTGGCGCCGTCGCCACCGGCGTGATCGACATCGATTGGGCGAAATGGGCGCGTTACCTGCCCGAGATCGCCCGCAACCCGCGCTATGGCGACCTGCCGATGACCGAGGGTGCCGGCGCTGGCCAGGGTGGTGGCGACAGCGGCGAGCAGATTCTGGCACAGATCCTGGACGCTGCCGGTGAAGACCGACCGGCACTGCTGCAGGCGGCGCTGGCCGACCGTCTGGCCACCGTGCTTGGCACCAGCGCCGATGCGCTGGACACCGGTCAGCCACTGGCCGATCTGGGCCTGGACAGCCTGATGGCGGTGGAGTTGAGCTGCCTGATCGAGGATGACCTGGGCGTGAAGACCCCCGCGATCGAATTGACCCAGAGCCCGTCTCTCTCCAAGCTAACGGAACGGTTGCTGACTGCGATCGCACCCTGA